TTCCCAAAATGCTGCcttctttacaaaataaattaccATCCTCCtacaatagacaaaaaaatattcaacaaacaATACATTAATACCAAGTACAAGACCAACTAGTAAGGAAACCAAGTTTATAATAGTAAGGGGCTATAAAGGCAGAATCATACCAAGTCAGTGATTAATCATCAATGCCAATCAAGGGTCGTTTGCCTGAAGTGGAACCCTTGCTTGAGCTGGTATTTGCTGTTGGTTGTTGatttaaaactagaaaagaataggaaataaacacaataaacacaatagattaaattttgcTTGAATACATGAgacattcaataaaattaatagactaagtttcagaatttaagcATATTACCTAAGTCAAGTAACTCCTCCTCCAATGCCTCTACATCATCCCTTGATTGGCGATGAGAAATTGGAACTCTGGCttgaagccaattttgtgaacatACAAGGTTTTGAACCATGAGAGGAGATAGTGCACTTCGAAATGGATCAACAATTCGACCTCTAGTGCTAAATGCTGACTCAGATGCAACAGTGGAAACTGGTACAGCTAGCACAACCTTAACAACTTTAGACAACACTTGGTACCTATTACAATTGTCCCTCCACCACTCTAATATCTCAAAATTCGCATCCTTTCTACCATTACAATTTTCAGCCAAATACCTCTCAAGCTCATTACTACAACCTACAGATTGCTCAACTTGCAAAAAAACATTCATATTACGAGTGAACCATCACATATGGATCACTAGCATCACTTTCCAATTTTGTCCTCTCACTCCCACTTTGATTTTGCACATTTGGTAAATGAATAGAAGtgtaaaaattatacaacttaAACAAAAGATCTTTCACCTTATCAACCATCACTTCTGCAACTGCATTCccataaatttcagaaaatgaaaacttcaaaaacctcaattttttttgtggatCAAAGACCACAGCCACATACAAAAGAGGATTAATTTTCTCCCCTTCCCCCCAATACTTCTCAAACTTAGTTTGCATGTTTGTGGCTGTGCTTTTCAAGAGAGTGTTTTGGGATTTAACTAAATTGGAAATACTCTCCTAAATAACAAAGATCTCATCATAGAAGGCATTTGAAGTAACGTATAATGAACCAGAAAATTTCTTTGTTGCATTATAAAACAGCCTTAAGAAAGTCACAAATGCTCTACAATTTTGGAAATTAGTCATACACGGAGACCCCAAACCACCACTATCTTCCTTGGTCCTAAAGTACGACGAATAACCATCATCTTCAAAATCCATTTGAAGGAAcactttctcaaaattttcagcAGTTTCTAACATGATATAGGTCGAGTTCCACCTAGTAGGTACATCTAAACTAAGAAGACTCTTGGACTCCATACCTAACCTCTCCATAAAACTCCTAAAAGTTTGACTTCTATTGGGTGAGGACTTCACATACCTCATAGCTTTATGCACCTTAGCAACAGATGCATCTATCTCTTTCAAACCCTCCCCCACAATGAGATTTAGGATATGGGCACAACACCTCATGTGTAAGTACTCATTTCTTAAAACTGCCCCATTCCAATCTTTGGTCACCCtttgcaaaaatttaattgttgttaaaTCTGAGCTAACATTATCCACTGTTAAGGTGAATATCCCATCAATACCCCACTCACGTAATGACATCTTAATCTTTCTACCTATAGTCTCCCCCTTGTGGTCttcaacttgacaaaaatttaaaattctcttATGCAATTTCCAAGCATCATCAATAAAGTGACATGTTAGacacatataatttaaattttgaatagaagtCCATGTGTCCGTAGTGAGACACACCCTACAACCCTtcaacttctctctctcactattatAAATGCCAATCACATCCCTAACCACAGTTTGACGAGATGGGATATCCTTTAATCTAAGCTTAGGTTGTAAGGTACTTACAAATTTCTTAAACCCATACCCCTTGACATACCTAAAAGGCAACTCATCAGTTATAACCATTTCGGCCAATGCCTTTCTAGAAGCCTCAACAGAAAAGGATGTTGACACAAGGTGGAATCCGTCTTCTCCAttctttttgggtacaaaagcTAATGTTTTCTGCCCTTTAACTACATCTTCTCTATTAGGGTTCTTGGGACATATTGGCACATGAACTAACAAATTACTAGTACCATAACTCTTACTATCAGCATTATAAGATTTTTGACAATAATTACAGATAGCCTTAGTTTTACTAGTATCACCCTCACCtatctttactttttcaaaGTGACCCCAAACAACAGACTTTTTCCTACCACTACAACCACCACTAACAGGAGCTGTCATACTCACTTGGCATGGTGGAACTGGGGGAAACTCAAAAGCAGCAGCTGCTTCAGCTTGGGTAGCAGCAGAATCTTCAACTTGGGTGGGAATAGCACCATCATCTTCTGTAGCAACTGGTGTTTGGACAGAGGGTTCATTAGTGGGGCTTTCCATGgcctaaaaaaacaaagatacaTATTAGCAAACTAGAGTAACAAGTATAATTAAtagctttaataataataataaataataaccaCACACACCAAAAAGGAAAACCAGTATCCTGGAACCacacattttaataaatataatcaAAAGAGATTATTAGAAAGAAAGATCACAGATCTCTTCTTAGCAAGATCACAGATAACTCAATGACGTAAATTAATTAGGGACATGCAAGATCACAGATCTCTTCTTAGCAGTGACAAATTGCATGATCATACTA
This DNA window, taken from Quercus robur chromosome 2, dhQueRobu3.1, whole genome shotgun sequence, encodes the following:
- the LOC126700804 gene encoding zinc finger BED domain-containing protein RICESLEEPER 3-like; this translates as MESPTNEPSVQTPVATEDDGAIPTQVEDSAATQAEAAAAFEFPPVPPCQVSMTAPVSGGCSGRKKSVVWGHFEKVKIGEGDTSKTKAICNYCQKSYNADSKSYGTSNLLVHVPICPKNPNREDVVKGQKTLAFVPKKNGEDGFHLVSTSFSVEASRKALAEMVITDELPFRYVKGYGFKKFVSTLQPKLRLKDIPSRQTVVRDVIGIYNSEREKLKGCRVCLTTDTWTSIQNLNYMCLTCHFIDDAWKLHKRILNFCQVEDHKGETIGRKIKMSLREWGIDGIFTLTVDNVSSDLTTIKFLQRVTKDWNGAVLRNEYLHMRCCAHILNLIVGEGLKEIDASVAKVHKAMRYVKSSPNRSQTFRSFMERLGMESKSLLSLDVPTRWNSTYIMLETAENFEKVFLQMDFEDDGYSSYFRTKEDSGGLGSPFAEVMVDKVKDLLFKLYNFYTSIHLPNVQNQSGSCSNELERYLAENCNGRKDANFEILEWWRDNCNRYQVLSKVVKVVLAVPVSTVASESAFSTRGRIVDPFRSALSPLMVQNLVCSQNWLQARVPISHRQSRDDVEALEEELLDLGNMLKF